One Jannaschia sp. GRR-S6-38 genomic window carries:
- a CDS encoding DUF6455 family protein yields the protein MPRTIPLGPVAPHLARIRDMARATGVDLAEAQREGRLQQPEWSEAVTRCRGCQIVPDCDRFRAEPVDAPRRAPRGCRNVHMMERLAWD from the coding sequence ATGCCCAGAACCATCCCGCTCGGCCCCGTGGCCCCCCATCTGGCCCGCATCCGCGACATGGCCCGCGCGACCGGCGTGGACCTGGCGGAGGCGCAACGCGAAGGGCGGCTGCAGCAGCCCGAATGGTCCGAGGCCGTGACGCGCTGCCGCGGCTGCCAGATCGTCCCCGATTGCGACCGCTTCCGCGCCGAGCCCGTCGATGCGCCCCGCCGCGCGCCGCGCGGCTGCCGCAACGTGCATATGATGGAGCGTCTGGCGTGGGATTGA
- a CDS encoding phosphatidylserine decarboxylase, with the protein MSVSLLGTFVKPVHREGPKFIAVFGVVTVLLYLLWSPLGWLGLGATIWCYYFFRDPVRVTPMDEGLVVSPADGVVSLIEPAVPPAELGLGDAPRTRVSVFMSVFDCHVNRAPVAGEVTALAYRPGKFLSAELDKASEENERNGMVLTMEDGTTLGVVQIAGLVARRILCEVDQGARLERGGRFGLIRFGSRLDIYLPDGTAPRVSIGQTMTSGETIIAKLGDDSPAAARTD; encoded by the coding sequence ATGAGCGTCAGCCTTCTCGGCACCTTCGTGAAGCCCGTCCACCGCGAGGGGCCCAAGTTCATCGCCGTGTTCGGCGTGGTCACGGTGCTTCTCTACCTGCTCTGGTCGCCGCTGGGCTGGCTGGGCCTCGGTGCGACGATCTGGTGCTACTACTTCTTCCGCGACCCGGTCCGGGTGACGCCCATGGACGAGGGGCTGGTCGTCAGTCCCGCCGACGGGGTCGTCTCGCTGATCGAGCCGGCCGTTCCGCCGGCCGAGCTGGGCCTCGGCGATGCGCCGCGCACCCGGGTCTCGGTCTTCATGTCGGTCTTCGATTGCCACGTGAACCGCGCGCCCGTCGCGGGCGAGGTCACCGCGCTGGCCTACCGGCCGGGCAAGTTCCTGTCGGCCGAGCTCGACAAGGCCTCCGAGGAGAACGAGCGCAACGGCATGGTCCTGACCATGGAGGACGGCACGACGCTGGGCGTGGTGCAGATCGCGGGCCTCGTGGCGCGGCGGATCCTCTGCGAGGTCGACCAGGGCGCGCGGCTGGAACGCGGCGGCCGCTTCGGCCTGATCCGCTTCGGCTCGCGGCTCGACATCTACCTGCCCGACGGCACCGCGCCGCGCGTGTCCATCGGCCAGACGATGACCTCGGGCGAGACGATCATCGCGAAGCTGGGCGATGACAGCCCGGCCGCGGCGCGGACGGACTGA
- a CDS encoding LytS/YhcK type 5TM receptor domain-containing protein — translation MTWTLATLADFIGSLALLGLLSLAFGHLRRHVPGPRLAQTLLGLTFGAVAVLQMHSPLSPVDGLIVDMRNVPVALAGAFLGGRGLAICLLIAAGARFGIGGVGMWSGIAAMMIAGLAGAVWTQWTSGTARRGGWAMVALAAGMSLHIVAVLLLPSEVALWFLTEAAPVVLALNFASVPIIATLLERERLRAGRPDENGGDRDSLAVDPLALDRALAGATRSRRFDSGAVVVVLRLRRRWLRALAWGAETEALTVARLQRRLRAALPEGSLFGMTDPSRIVVVAPGTAGRSARPLLHLLSGLAEQPLRIGPSSAVRLPLHLGARHYGRVPALDRIEADLARRTAWPGAKARPAREDHDLAPGAEALFAVADRLLAGGPQRPGHAARRG, via the coding sequence ATGACCTGGACCCTCGCCACCCTCGCGGACTTCATCGGCTCGCTCGCCCTGTTGGGTCTTCTGTCGCTCGCTTTCGGCCATTTGCGGCGCCACGTGCCCGGGCCGCGGCTTGCGCAGACCCTGCTGGGCCTCACCTTCGGCGCGGTCGCCGTCCTGCAGATGCATTCCCCGCTCAGCCCCGTCGACGGGTTGATCGTCGACATGCGCAACGTGCCCGTCGCGCTGGCCGGCGCGTTTCTCGGCGGGCGCGGCCTGGCCATCTGCCTGCTGATCGCCGCCGGCGCGCGGTTCGGAATCGGCGGGGTCGGCATGTGGTCGGGGATCGCCGCGATGATGATCGCGGGGCTCGCCGGGGCGGTCTGGACGCAATGGACCTCGGGGACCGCGCGCCGCGGCGGCTGGGCGATGGTGGCGCTGGCCGCCGGGATGAGCCTGCATATCGTCGCCGTCCTGCTGCTCCCGAGCGAGGTCGCGCTGTGGTTCCTGACCGAGGCGGCGCCGGTGGTGCTGGCGCTCAACTTCGCGTCGGTCCCGATCATCGCGACGCTTCTGGAGCGGGAGCGCTTGCGGGCCGGCCGCCCGGACGAGAACGGGGGCGACCGCGACTCGCTGGCGGTCGATCCGCTGGCGCTCGATCGCGCCCTGGCCGGGGCGACGCGCTCGCGGCGGTTCGACAGCGGGGCCGTGGTCGTCGTCCTGCGCCTGCGCCGGCGCTGGCTGCGCGCGTTGGCCTGGGGGGCCGAGACCGAGGCCCTGACCGTCGCCCGGCTCCAGCGCCGCCTGCGCGCCGCGCTTCCCGAGGGCAGCCTGTTCGGCATGACCGACCCGTCCCGCATCGTGGTCGTCGCGCCGGGCACCGCCGGACGCAGCGCGCGCCCGCTTCTGCATCTCCTCTCGGGATTGGCGGAACAGCCGCTTCGGATCGGTCCGTCCTCCGCGGTGCGGCTGCCGCTGCATCTGGGCGCGCGGCATTACGGGCGGGTCCCGGCCCTCGACCGGATCGAGGCCGACCTGGCCCGCCGCACCGCCTGGCCGGGCGCAAAGGCCCGCCCGGCGCGCGAGGACCACGATCTGGCGCCCGGGGCCGAAGCGCTCTTCGCCGTGGCCGACCGGCTGCTGGCCGGCGGGCCGCAGCGCCCGGGACACGCCGCGCGCCGCGGCTGA
- a CDS encoding alpha/beta hydrolase family esterase, producing the protein MRVLLLLLILFATPLSACPEGGCALGERSYHVRLPAGWDGVTPLPIMLHFHGWGRQGPVPLGSPRTGAAADAAGVLFVAPDGLGRSWDFRRPGSRDTPFARAVLADVAKRWPVDGRLYVSGYSWGALMAARFACEGGVVVDALLLIAGAFGPGLDCAGRPARVAHTHGKTDTVLDFPLGPDGSDEWAVALWRDRLGCGARTRRFDWNAVSWLTHDRREWDCAAGRVTLDVHSASHLIPRGWVARILDELGH; encoded by the coding sequence ATGCGCGTACTTCTGCTTCTTCTGATCCTCTTCGCCACGCCGCTCTCCGCCTGCCCCGAGGGCGGCTGCGCGTTGGGCGAGCGCAGCTATCACGTGCGCCTGCCCGCGGGCTGGGACGGCGTCACGCCGCTGCCCATCATGCTGCATTTTCATGGCTGGGGCCGGCAGGGCCCGGTGCCGCTGGGCAGTCCGCGCACCGGGGCTGCGGCGGATGCAGCGGGGGTGCTTTTCGTTGCGCCCGATGGGCTGGGGCGCAGCTGGGATTTCCGCCGCCCGGGCAGTCGCGACACGCCCTTCGCCCGCGCCGTGCTGGCGGATGTGGCCAAGCGCTGGCCGGTGGACGGCCGGCTCTACGTCTCGGGTTACAGCTGGGGCGCGCTGATGGCGGCGCGCTTCGCCTGCGAGGGCGGTGTGGTCGTCGATGCGCTCTTGCTGATCGCCGGCGCCTTCGGCCCGGGGCTCGACTGCGCGGGGCGGCCCGCGCGCGTGGCGCATACGCATGGCAAGACGGATACGGTCCTCGACTTTCCGCTGGGCCCCGATGGCAGCGACGAATGGGCGGTGGCGCTCTGGCGCGATCGGCTGGGCTGCGGCGCGCGCACCCGGCGCTTCGACTGGAATGCCGTGTCGTGGCTGACGCATGACCGGCGCGAATGGGACTGCGCGGCGGGGCGCGTGACGCTCGACGTCCATTCGGCCAGCCACCTGATCCCGCGCGGCTGGGTGGCGCGGATCTTGGACGAATTGGGCCACTGA
- a CDS encoding M48 family metallopeptidase encodes MKAGMIALALAAALAGCVAVETSAPVEPVARGPDRVTQSTAVRNFQTAVARVEPAAERICRGRTRGLNCDFLIRVDPNRNAPPNAFQSLGQGGRPILTFTQALITEARNQDEIAFVIGHESAHHIEQHIARQRQSAATGAIVGGLIATVAGADATTVDQLSRAGATVGARRFSKEHELEADALGTIITARAGYDPVNGAAFFTRIPDPGDRFLGTHPPNAARIDTVRRVAAGL; translated from the coding sequence ATGAAGGCTGGAATGATCGCACTGGCGCTGGCCGCCGCATTGGCGGGCTGCGTCGCCGTCGAGACGAGCGCACCCGTCGAGCCCGTGGCGCGCGGACCCGACCGCGTGACGCAGTCGACCGCCGTGCGCAATTTCCAGACCGCCGTCGCCCGGGTGGAGCCCGCGGCAGAACGGATCTGCCGCGGCCGAACGCGCGGTTTGAATTGCGATTTCCTCATCCGGGTCGATCCCAACCGCAACGCCCCGCCCAACGCGTTCCAGTCGCTGGGCCAGGGCGGCCGTCCGATCCTGACCTTCACCCAGGCCCTGATCACCGAGGCGCGAAACCAGGACGAGATCGCCTTCGTGATCGGGCATGAAAGCGCCCATCACATCGAGCAGCACATCGCCCGGCAGCGGCAATCGGCCGCGACCGGCGCCATCGTCGGCGGGCTGATCGCCACCGTGGCGGGAGCCGACGCGACGACGGTGGACCAGCTCAGCCGCGCGGGCGCGACGGTGGGCGCGCGCCGCTTCTCGAAGGAGCACGAGCTGGAGGCCGACGCGCTGGGCACGATCATCACCGCGCGGGCCGGCTACGACCCGGTGAACGGCGCGGCCTTCTTCACGCGCATCCCCGACCCGGGCGACCGCTTCCTCGGGACCCACCCGCCCAACGCCGCCCGGATCGACACCGTGCGTCGCGTGGCCGCGGGGCTCTGA
- a CDS encoding thiol-disulfide oxidoreductase DCC family protein, with the protein MTRVLYNADCPICSFEIDHYRRRAERDALPVVFDDLNGPARAGWRIDADSAARRLHVRRGDEVLSGFPAFLALWEAMPHMRPLARVARLPGLRTVIGFTYDKLAAPMLYRMHKRRQQKAG; encoded by the coding sequence GTGACACGGGTGCTGTACAATGCCGACTGCCCGATCTGTTCCTTCGAGATCGACCATTACCGCCGCCGGGCCGAGCGCGACGCCCTGCCCGTGGTCTTCGACGACCTGAATGGGCCGGCGCGCGCGGGCTGGCGGATCGACGCGGATTCGGCGGCGCGCCGGCTGCATGTGCGGCGCGGCGACGAGGTGCTGTCGGGCTTTCCGGCCTTCCTCGCGCTCTGGGAGGCGATGCCCCACATGCGCCCGCTCGCCCGGGTCGCGCGCCTGCCGGGCCTGCGGACGGTGATCGGATTCACCTATGACAAGCTGGCCGCCCCCATGCTTTACCGGATGCACAAGCGGCGGCAGCAAAAGGCGGGCTGA
- the pssA gene encoding CDP-diacylglycerol--serine O-phosphatidyltransferase has protein sequence MPRVRDRGDGPMPVVMLLPNLVTILGLCFGLTSIRFTFADQFNLAAGLLIFAALLDGMDGLLARRLNAASPFGAELDSLSDFVCFGVAPAMLVYHFGLEGMAGMGWIAALAFAICCCLRLARFNVAAKAETNTKGSFSGVPAPAGAMLGIFPVTLYLSGFADLREVQAVIALWVLGVGALMIARFDTISLKSMKISRDNAVYVLLAAALVIGLMLTRIWVFHVGATFIYVALLAWGPLKKRLG, from the coding sequence ATGCCGCGGGTGCGCGATCGCGGCGACGGGCCGATGCCGGTCGTGATGCTGCTGCCGAACCTGGTGACGATTCTCGGGCTCTGCTTCGGGCTGACCTCGATCCGCTTCACCTTCGCCGACCAGTTCAACCTCGCCGCGGGGCTTCTGATCTTCGCGGCGCTCCTCGACGGGATGGACGGGCTGCTGGCCCGGCGGCTGAACGCGGCCTCGCCCTTCGGGGCCGAGCTCGATTCGCTCTCGGATTTCGTCTGCTTCGGCGTGGCTCCCGCGATGCTCGTCTACCATTTCGGGCTGGAGGGCATGGCCGGGATGGGCTGGATCGCGGCGCTGGCCTTCGCGATCTGCTGCTGCCTGCGGCTGGCGCGCTTCAACGTGGCCGCAAAGGCCGAGACCAACACCAAGGGCAGCTTCTCGGGCGTGCCCGCGCCGGCCGGCGCGATGCTGGGGATCTTTCCGGTGACGCTCTACCTGTCGGGCTTCGCCGACCTGCGCGAGGTGCAGGCGGTGATCGCCCTATGGGTGCTGGGGGTGGGCGCGCTGATGATCGCGCGATTCGACACGATCTCGCTCAAGTCGATGAAGATCAGCCGCGACAACGCGGTCTACGTGCTGCTGGCCGCGGCGCTGGTGATCGGGCTGATGCTGACGCGGATCTGGGTGTTCCATGTCGGCGCGACCTTCATCTACGTCGCGCTCCTGGCCTGGGGGCCGCTGAAGAAGCGGCTGGGCTGA
- the msrB gene encoding peptide-methionine (R)-S-oxide reductase MsrB, which translates to MPTRRAILIGGAATALVAGGGYLVVNRRTPAGGGTYPVTLTPEEWRDRLTAEEFAILREAKTERPYSSPLDDFWEAGTYNCAGCANPVYPSDTKFDSGTGWPSFWAPLSEEAIGTSMDYKLVYPRVEVHCANCGGHLGHVFDDGPSPTGKRHCLNGVALDFVAAETS; encoded by the coding sequence ATGCCCACACGCCGCGCCATCTTGATCGGAGGGGCCGCCACCGCGCTTGTCGCGGGCGGCGGCTACCTCGTCGTGAACCGCCGGACCCCGGCCGGGGGCGGGACCTATCCCGTCACCCTGACGCCCGAGGAATGGCGTGATCGCCTGACGGCGGAGGAATTCGCCATTCTGCGCGAGGCCAAGACCGAGCGGCCCTATTCCAGCCCCCTCGATGATTTCTGGGAGGCCGGGACCTACAATTGCGCGGGCTGCGCGAACCCGGTCTATCCCTCGGACACCAAGTTCGACAGCGGCACGGGCTGGCCCAGCTTCTGGGCGCCGCTCTCGGAGGAGGCGATCGGGACCTCGATGGACTACAAGCTGGTCTATCCGCGCGTCGAAGTGCATTGCGCCAATTGCGGCGGCCATCTGGGCCATGTCTTCGATGACGGCCCGTCGCCCACCGGCAAGCGGCACTGCCTCAACGGCGTCGCGCTCGACTTCGTCGCCGCGGAAACCTCCTGA
- a CDS encoding AsmA family protein has translation MKWLFRIAGTLLLLVFLAVAALLLVPTERIARLAADRFEATTGRALAIEGEVRATLWPRLGIRAEGVRVANASWAEDAPMLEAARLEVGVPLSVLTGGELRLETIELDEARLRLEIGPDGQRNWDFGSAEAGPSHPAAARRDGGGFAIDRAVLSGAEVSFRDQRSGASHLLRALDAELTLPDAAGPLSLSASALYGGQAMELELEAPQGAALIAGALSPVTIDLRAGATELTLDGQADLDALAFEGRARAGSTDGLAPLTALGVAPPDLPRGLGGGRIALDAALTLAPEGSLHLRDMVLDLDDNRVSGALDLWPGEARPRFAATLSAPALDLTAVAGGRGGGGGGPIGAAGWGRDPIDVSGLFAADGVLSLALGPVDLGDARLDELRARVTLKNGRAVATLQPLRAYDGRVTGELVANGRGGLSARADLAVEGLALQALLRDLAGFDRLVGQAAARIDLLGAGATGQALVESLDGRVTVDIGRGEMLGLDVAGMIRNLDPAYVGEGQKTVFDGLRLGFDVTDGVATDDGFALDAPLLTASAAGSIDLGARTLSYRLLPQLRAGGPVVPVLIEGPWADPRIRLDLEYLARQRMEIEREEVEARARAEAEAARQRAEAQAREKLASELEVAPEILTDTEALQDAIRDRVEDQLRGLLLGR, from the coding sequence ATGAAATGGCTCTTCCGCATCGCCGGCACGCTCCTGCTGCTCGTCTTCCTCGCCGTCGCGGCGCTGCTTCTCGTCCCGACCGAGCGCATCGCGCGGCTGGCCGCCGACCGCTTCGAGGCCACGACCGGCCGCGCGCTCGCCATCGAGGGCGAAGTCCGCGCCACGCTCTGGCCGCGGCTGGGCATCCGGGCCGAGGGGGTGCGCGTCGCGAACGCTTCCTGGGCCGAGGATGCCCCGATGCTGGAGGCCGCGCGGCTCGAGGTGGGCGTGCCGCTCTCGGTGCTGACGGGCGGGGAACTCCGGCTCGAGACGATCGAGCTGGACGAGGCGCGGCTGCGGCTGGAAATCGGGCCCGACGGGCAGCGCAACTGGGATTTCGGCAGCGCGGAGGCCGGGCCGAGCCACCCCGCCGCGGCGCGCAGGGATGGCGGCGGCTTCGCCATCGACCGCGCGGTGTTGTCCGGCGCGGAGGTCAGCTTCCGCGACCAGCGCAGCGGGGCCTCGCATCTGCTGCGCGCGCTCGATGCCGAACTGACCCTGCCGGATGCCGCCGGACCGCTCAGCCTCTCGGCCTCCGCGCTCTATGGCGGGCAGGCCATGGAGCTGGAGCTCGAAGCGCCGCAAGGCGCGGCGCTGATCGCCGGCGCGCTGTCGCCGGTGACGATCGACCTGCGGGCCGGCGCGACCGAGCTGACGCTGGACGGGCAGGCCGATCTCGACGCGCTGGCCTTCGAGGGGCGCGCGCGGGCGGGCTCGACCGACGGGCTCGCGCCGCTGACCGCGCTGGGCGTCGCCCCGCCGGACCTGCCGCGCGGCCTCGGCGGTGGGCGGATCGCGCTGGACGCAGCGCTGACGCTCGCGCCCGAGGGCAGCCTGCACCTGCGCGATATGGTCCTCGACCTCGACGACAACCGCGTCTCGGGCGCGCTGGATCTCTGGCCGGGCGAGGCGCGGCCCCGCTTCGCCGCGACGCTCTCGGCCCCGGCGCTGGACCTCACCGCCGTCGCGGGCGGCAGGGGCGGCGGTGGCGGCGGGCCGATCGGCGCCGCCGGTTGGGGCCGCGACCCGATCGACGTCTCGGGCCTCTTCGCGGCGGACGGCGTGCTCTCGCTGGCACTGGGCCCGGTGGACTTGGGCGATGCCCGCCTCGACGAGCTGCGCGCCCGCGTGACGCTGAAGAACGGCCGGGCCGTCGCCACGCTCCAGCCGCTGCGCGCCTATGACGGCCGCGTCACCGGAGAGCTGGTCGCCAACGGGCGCGGCGGGCTGTCCGCCCGCGCCGATCTCGCGGTGGAGGGGCTGGCCCTGCAGGCCCTGCTGCGCGACCTGGCCGGTTTCGACCGCCTGGTGGGGCAGGCCGCCGCGCGGATCGACCTGCTGGGCGCGGGCGCGACCGGGCAGGCCCTGGTCGAAAGCCTGGACGGCCGCGTCACGGTTGATATCGGGCGCGGCGAGATGCTGGGGCTCGACGTGGCCGGCATGATCCGGAACCTCGATCCGGCCTATGTGGGCGAGGGGCAGAAGACGGTCTTCGACGGGCTGCGGCTGGGCTTCGACGTGACCGATGGCGTGGCCACCGATGACGGCTTCGCGCTGGACGCGCCCTTGCTGACGGCGTCGGCGGCGGGTTCGATCGATCTGGGCGCGCGGACGCTCAGCTACCGGCTGTTGCCGCAACTGCGCGCCGGCGGGCCGGTCGTTCCCGTGCTGATCGAGGGCCCCTGGGCCGATCCGCGTATCCGGCTGGACCTCGAATACCTCGCCCGCCAGCGCATGGAGATCGAGCGCGAGGAGGTGGAGGCGCGCGCCCGCGCCGAGGCCGAGGCGGCCCGGCAGCGTGCGGAAGCGCAGGCCCGCGAGAAGCTGGCCTCCGAGCTGGAGGTTGCGCCCGAGATCCTGACCGACACGGAGGCGCTGCAGGACGCGATCCGCGACCGCGTCGAGGACCAGCTTCGGGGCCTGCTTCTCGGACGGTAG
- the rimO gene encoding 30S ribosomal protein S12 methylthiotransferase RimO: MSQNPPDLRPDLAPRATLPSDARPGQPKIGMVSLGCPKALVDSERILTRLRAEGYAISPDYAGAEAVIVNTCGFLDSAKAESLDAIGEALRENGRVIVTGCLGAEPDYITGAHPKVLAVTGPHQYEQVLDAVHAAVPPAPDPFVDLLPAAGVSLTPRHFSYLKISEGCNHKCKFCIIPDMRGRLASRPHKAVMREAEKLVEAGVRELLVISQDTSAYGTDWKDRAGAGAHIEALARDLGSLGAWIRLHYVYPYPHVANLIPLMADGLVLPYLDVPFQHAHPDTLRRMARPAHAERTLDRIAEWRAICPEIAIRSTFIVGYPGETEAEFETLLDWLDEAQLDRVGAFQYENVAGARSNALPDHVPDALKAERYERFMEKAQAISAAKLAAKVGTRLEVIVDAVDAEGATCRSKADAPEIDGNLFIDAGFEDLALGNILTVEVDEASEYDLWGRPVAR, from the coding sequence ATGAGCCAGAACCCCCCCGACCTGCGCCCCGATCTCGCGCCCCGCGCCACCCTGCCCAGCGACGCGCGGCCCGGCCAGCCGAAGATCGGCATGGTCAGCCTGGGCTGTCCGAAAGCGCTGGTCGACAGCGAGCGCATCCTGACCCGGCTGCGCGCGGAGGGTTACGCGATCAGCCCCGATTACGCGGGCGCGGAGGCGGTGATCGTCAATACCTGCGGGTTTCTCGACAGCGCCAAGGCCGAGAGCCTGGACGCCATCGGCGAGGCGCTGCGCGAAAATGGGCGCGTCATCGTTACCGGCTGCCTGGGGGCTGAGCCCGACTACATCACCGGCGCGCATCCCAAGGTGCTGGCCGTCACGGGCCCGCATCAATACGAGCAGGTGCTGGACGCGGTCCATGCGGCCGTGCCGCCCGCGCCGGACCCGTTCGTGGATTTGCTGCCGGCCGCGGGCGTGTCGCTGACGCCGCGGCATTTCAGCTACCTGAAGATTTCCGAGGGCTGCAATCACAAGTGCAAGTTCTGCATCATCCCCGACATGCGCGGGCGGCTGGCGTCGCGTCCGCACAAGGCGGTGATGCGCGAGGCCGAGAAGCTGGTCGAGGCCGGGGTGCGCGAGCTTCTGGTGATCAGCCAGGATACGTCTGCCTACGGGACGGACTGGAAGGACCGCGCCGGCGCCGGCGCGCATATCGAGGCGCTGGCCCGCGATCTGGGCAGCCTCGGCGCCTGGATCCGGCTGCATTACGTCTATCCCTATCCGCATGTCGCCAACCTGATCCCGCTGATGGCCGATGGCCTGGTGCTCCCCTATCTCGACGTGCCCTTCCAGCACGCCCATCCCGACACGCTGCGCCGCATGGCCCGCCCCGCCCATGCCGAGCGCACGCTCGACCGGATCGCCGAATGGCGCGCGATCTGCCCCGAGATCGCGATCCGCTCGACCTTCATCGTGGGCTATCCCGGCGAGACGGAAGCCGAGTTCGAGACGCTGCTCGACTGGCTGGACGAGGCGCAGCTCGACCGCGTGGGGGCCTTCCAATACGAAAACGTCGCCGGCGCGCGGTCGAACGCCCTGCCCGATCACGTGCCCGACGCGCTGAAGGCCGAGCGCTACGAACGCTTCATGGAGAAGGCGCAGGCCATCTCGGCCGCGAAGCTGGCGGCGAAGGTCGGCACGCGGCTGGAGGTGATCGTGGACGCGGTCGATGCCGAGGGCGCGACCTGCCGCAGCAAGGCCGACGCGCCCGAGATCGATGGCAACCTGTTCATCGACGCGGGCTTCGAGGATCTGGCGCTCGGCAACATCCTGACGGTCGAGGTGGACGAGGCCAGCGAATACGACCTCTGGGGCCGGCCGGTCGCGCGCTGA
- a CDS encoding acetyl-CoA carboxylase carboxyltransferase subunit alpha, with the protein MVQYLDFEKPLSEIEGKAEELRAMGRSDSKVDVAKEATALDRKARDMMANLYKGLTPWQKAQVARHAERPHCRDYIDALFTEWTPLAGDRNFADDHAVMGGLARLNDRPVMVIGHEKGHDTRTRIERNFGMARPEGYRKAIRLMQMADRFGLPVVTLIDTPGAYPGKGAEERGQSEAIARSTQACLRLGVPLVSVVIGEGGSGGAVAFATANRVAMLEHSIYSVISPEGCASILWKDAEKMREAAEALRLTAQDLLKLGVIDRIVKEPLGGAHRDRDAAIAAVGEAIAAMLGEFDGREPEAIRQGRRRKFLEMGSKGLAA; encoded by the coding sequence ATGGTGCAGTATCTCGACTTCGAGAAGCCGCTTTCCGAGATCGAGGGCAAGGCCGAGGAACTGCGCGCGATGGGCCGCTCGGATTCCAAGGTCGACGTCGCCAAGGAAGCGACGGCCCTGGACCGCAAGGCGCGCGACATGATGGCGAACCTCTACAAGGGCCTGACGCCCTGGCAAAAGGCGCAGGTCGCGCGCCATGCCGAACGGCCGCATTGTCGCGACTATATCGACGCGCTCTTCACCGAATGGACGCCGCTCGCCGGCGATCGCAATTTCGCCGACGATCACGCCGTGATGGGCGGGCTCGCACGGCTGAACGACCGGCCCGTGATGGTGATCGGCCACGAAAAGGGCCACGACACCCGCACCCGGATCGAGCGCAATTTCGGCATGGCCCGGCCCGAGGGCTACCGGAAGGCCATCCGCCTGATGCAGATGGCCGACCGGTTCGGCCTGCCCGTGGTGACGCTGATCGACACGCCCGGCGCCTATCCCGGCAAGGGCGCCGAGGAGCGCGGCCAGTCCGAGGCCATCGCCCGCTCGACGCAGGCCTGCCTGCGCCTCGGGGTGCCGCTGGTCTCGGTCGTGATCGGCGAGGGCGGATCGGGCGGCGCGGTGGCCTTCGCGACCGCCAACCGGGTCGCGATGCTGGAGCATTCGATCTATTCGGTCATCTCGCCCGAGGGCTGCGCCTCGATCCTGTGGAAGGATGCCGAGAAGATGCGTGAGGCCGCCGAGGCCCTGCGCCTGACCGCGCAGGACCTGCTGAAGCTGGGCGTCATCGACCGCATCGTGAAGGAGCCGCTGGGCGGCGCGCATCGCGACCGCGATGCTGCCATCGCGGCCGTGGGCGAGGCGATCGCCGCGATGCTGGGCGAATTCGACGGCCGCGAGCCGGAGGCGATCCGCCAGGGCCGCCGCCGCAAGTTCCTCGAGATGGGATCGAAGGGCCTCGCAGCCTGA